A single region of the Ascaphus truei isolate aAscTru1 chromosome 6, aAscTru1.hap1, whole genome shotgun sequence genome encodes:
- the LOC142497025 gene encoding uncharacterized protein LOC142497025, whose amino-acid sequence MRYLVLTLTLLFFTGTHGRFLWPQDEPNPLDHYVQKALNAALVVGSAALKTVKETELGKQLNSKLKEKFEDVKINALSLKKEIDSHLDMVLKRLEKDLDEKYPMVKQKVTPILAQFIEQWDKQVRSFRKDLNRVGIELLYGIRSQLNTFLYKLQPIAEDARDNMRSEVNVLRTNLAPYVEEIQKKIEQELKDDVEPKAKELRDNLYKHTEELGERLKPYAEKLKEQLIPHAEEVQTQLDKVLEIIKESFGKKD is encoded by the exons ATGAGATACCTGGTGTTAACCCTTACACTACTGTTCTTCacag ggacaCATGGTCGGTTCCTGTGGCCGCAGGATGAGCCGAATCCTCTGGATCACTACGTCCAGAAGGCCCTGAATGCTGCGTTGGTGGTCGGAAGTGCGGCGCTGAAAACCGTGAAGGAAACAGAGTTAGGCAAACAGCTCAA CTCAAAACTCAAAGAGAAGTTCGAGGACGTGAAGATCAACGCTTTAAGCCTGAAGAAGGAGATTGACAGTCATCTGGACATGGTCCTGAAGAGGTTGGAGAAGGACCTGGATGAGAAGTACCCTATGGTCAAGCAGAAGGTCACCCCCATCCTGGCACAGTTCATAGAGCAGTGGGACAAACAAGTGAGGAGCTTCAGGAAGGATTTAAACCGCGTGGGAATCGAGCTCCTTTATGGCATCAGAAGCCAGCTCAACACCTTCCTGTACAAGCTACAGCCCATTGCGGAGGACGCCCGGGACAACATGCGGTCGGAGGTGAACGTGCTCCGCACAAACCTGGCCCCATATGTGGAGgagatacagaagaagatagagcAGGAGCTGAAGGATGATGTGGAGCCCAAAGCCAAGGAGCTGAGAGACAATCTGTACAAGCATACGGAGGAGCTGGGGGAACGCCTCAAACCGTATGCAGAGAAGCTTAAAGAGCAGCTAATCCCGCACGCAGAGGAAGTACAGACGCAGCTCGATAAAGTATTGGAGATAATCAAAGAATCATTCGGCAAGAAAGACTAG